A segment of the Silvanigrella paludirubra genome:
TTTAGGAGTTATGTGATCAATTTGCCATTCATTTCTATTAGGAGTAACCCCTTTCTCAGACTTTTGTGGTTTCACAAGATCAATGTATGACTTATCAGATTTTACAACGCCATTATTTTTTGCTTTATTAGCTTCAATAATTTTTTGTTTTTGAGACGAAGTAAAATTTTTACCTGGCCCGGCAGATTTAGAATCTTTCAAATTAGAATAATCTCCACCTCCCCCACTCCCCGAACTCGCATTCATCAAAATATCTGAAATACACTTCAAACCAACGAGGGCCATGATACCGCCATCGAAAGCCATTTTACTTGATACTGGTGAGGTAGCAATAATAGATATGCCGCCTGAGGGGACAGTGGCAGCTAATGCAGCAGTTTGAGAAGCTACACTAGCAGCGATTAAACCAGCACCAAATGCAATTGGAATGCCGCATCGTAACATATCAAATGAATTAAAAGACGCAGTAATACCAACCCTTGCACTTCCAGCAGAACTACCTCCATTTCCTCCAGAAGGACTTCTACCACCACCACCTGCTATATCAGGTCGTGAATTATTGCTATGATCATTCTTCCCCCCATTACCTGGGCTTTTCGTCATGTCGTGACCGCTATTACCACTACTCACTTTACCATTACAAGCATCATTAATTTTACTTTTCGTATCATTCCAGCTTGCCATACCAGTAGGATCATTGTTTGTAATAGGATTATTATTTGCATATTGAAATAAGTTTGCTTCTAAAGGATTATCAACAATTCCTTCTAAATTTCTTCCCATATATAAATCAGGAGAAAGCCATACACCACGGGCTGAATCGAGTGTTCTTACTCCCATGTTACTTAAGCCTGTGGATGCTGAAAACTTTCCTTTTGCAAAAACTTCCGTACCACGCATGCCTTGAAGTTCATTTGAGTTTGAGCTTCCTAGAATTTCAAATGATTTTCCTTCCCAGTTATCACGCATGTTACTTTGAGGATTAGTGTATAAAGAAACATCTTGACGATTTCCGACTTCTTTGTAACTTGCTAAAATTGATTTTGATAATAATGGAATTCCGCGCGATAATCCAAAAGGTTCACTCGCATTTCGTTCTACTATTTTATGAGAATCAATGTCTATAACTTGTGAAACGGCGCCCACATGATCTTTTATCACAAGTTCTTTTCGCGATTGCATTTGAGCAGAAGATAATGAAACAGCATCTTTTGCATTTAATGTTGGATAACGGGTAATTAAACGTAACGTTGCGAAAGATCCAAGGTCAATATTAAAATGAATTTCATCTCGTTCAAATGTAATGCCTTGAGCAAAAGCTACTGAGCGAGGAAGTTTTTGTATTGTTAAATCATTTTTCTTTTCTGAATTATGTTGTGGTTGTCTGCCATCATTTAATAATTTTTGATAAGTAACACCATCAAATTCAGCAAGCTAACTAAGACTATTCCAAACATATTTTTTTATTGGAATTTCATTTGTATTTTGCTAGTTTGAAGCTATAATTAATTTTGTATTGGAAAAATTTATTTTATAACTTTAAATTGAAATTATAAATACTCAATTTCATATTTAAATTTTTTTTAAAATAAATTGCATTATTTTAAGATCATTTGAATATTTTTCATAATAAGAGGAATTAAAAGATCTTATTTCTAATAAAGATCCTTGTAAATCTGGAACTTCATTATCTTCAGACCAATAAGATCTTGTCCAATCTTTGTTTAGCTTTGTTGTATGAAACGGAAGAACATTATTTATCTTACATTTCTTGCATAAAAGCCTTATTTAAATATTAATATTTCTAAATTTTATCTTCAATTATTTCAATTAAAACATCTTCTATAGGCACTTTTATTGTAATAAAGTCTCCAACTTTAATATCTGTTACAATAGGCTCAAATGGTATTTTTATTTTATTGGAACCAAAAAGGGCAATTAGATAAGTTTCATAATTATTTCCATTCATCGTTTCTTGAATTTCATGAACAGAGAAATTAAATATAGATCTTTTATTGTCAAAACTCATTTTATAATTAGATTCATATGATTTAAAAGTATTTACTTCAAATTCAAGATTATTTAAAAATCTTATAGAAATATCAAACCAACCAAAATCTCTGTTATTAAAATTTTTACATATTCCATAGGAACTCCCAAATTGATTTTCAAAATATAGATTATTAGATTTTTCTTCAAAATTTAAAATTTTTACTCTTAAATTTGGAAATTCTTCATCTATTAATTTTTTATATCTATTAAAAACTCTAGCTTCATAGGAAGCTCCATCTAATAAATTATTATAAAAATAAATATTATCTTTCCATTCTTTAATAATCATATCATGAGAGTTATCTTTATCGATAAATAATTCCCAATATTTTGATAATCTGTAATCTATTATTTCAAAAAAAGCTGAAAATTCAAGTTGAGGAAAATTATCGGAATCATCATAACAAATATAAAATCTTAAAATATTATCCTTTAAAGATAACCCATAAATATTATATTCTTTATTAAGTTGAAATGGAAGTAATCTATTTTGATCTTGTCCATAGATTAAATTAATTTCTCTTTTTACTTTTATATCATTAATTTCAGATATTTTATTTATTATACACTTTACTCTCATATTTTAAAACCTTATTTAATTCTCCGAATGTGTTTTAAACTTAAAGTCCATTAAATTCCCAGTTTTTGGATCTTTAACAAAATGAAGTTCTGTTTTTTTACCTGCCTTTGATTCAATATGGACAGCCATTTTTTGCATATCTTTATATCTTGGATCATTCATTTTTATCTTATCAAGATGTTTACCAACCTCATCACCTCTCTTAGCTGCTTCTAGAGTCATTTGATCTTGTAGTGATTTAGGCTCCCTACTTTGTTCTTCTTTTGGATTAGGAGCTCCACCCATTGCCGCATTAAATAACAGACCTGACATACATCCAAGGCCGCTAGAAGCCATTAAGAATCCGCTGCTAATTTGCGAAGTTGTTGCAGGTATTATCCCTAATGAAAGTCCAGCTGAAAAAGGAGCTCCACCCGTTGCTGCCGCAGTATTTCCTATTCCTAACGATAATGAAACTAAACCTGTTCCTGCTATAAATCCACATGCAGCCATCTCTGGTTTTGAAATAGCTGAATTTATTCTTGCTCCCATTTCAGAAAGGTTATTAGAAATTTCTGTTCCATAATTTTTTACTGTATTTGCAGCATTATTTAAAAAGTCTTTAAAGCCATTCGAATTTTGTGATCCTTTATCATTTCCATTACTTGAGATCTGATCATTTTTCCCCCCATTACCTGGGCTTTTCGTCATGTCGTGACCGCTATTACCACCACTCACTTTACCATTACAAGCATCATTAATTTTGCTTTTCGTATCATTCCAGCTAGCCATACCAGTAGGATCATTGTTTGTAATAGGATTATTATTTGCATATTGAAATAAGTTTGCTTCTAAAGGATTATCAACAATTCCTTCTAAATTTCTTCCCATATATAAATCAGGAGAAAGCCATACACCACGGGCTGAATCGAGAGTTCTTACTCCCATGTTACTTAAACCAATAGATGCTGAGAATTTTCCTTTAGCAAAAACTTCTGTGCCACGCATACCTTGAAGTTCATTTGAGTTTGAGCTTCCAAGAATTTCAAATGATTTTCCTTCCCAGTTATCACGCATGTTACTTTGAGGATTAGTGTATAAAGAAACATCTTGGCGATTTCCAACTTCTTTGTAACTTGCTAAAATTGAGTTTGATAATAATGGAATTCCGCGTGCTAAGCCAAAAGGTTCACTCGCATTTCGTTCTACTATTTTATGAGAATCAATGTCTATAACTTGTGAAACGGAGCCCACATGATCTTTTATCACAAGTTCTTTTCGCGATTGCATTTGAGCAGAAGATAATGAAACAGCATCTTTTGCATTTAATGTTGGATAACGGGTAATTAAACGTAACGTTGCGAAAGATCCAAGGTCAATATTAAAATGAATTTCATCTCGTTCAAATGTAATGCCTTGAGCAAAAGCTACTGAGCGAGGAAGTTTTTGTATTGTTAAATCATTTTTCCTTTCTGAATTATGTTGTGGTTGTCTGCCATCATTTAATAATTTTTGATAAGTAACACCATCAAATTCAGCAAGCTAACCAAGACTATTCCAAACATATTTTTGTATTGGAATTTCATTTTTATTTTGCCAGTTTGAAAATGTACTTAAATTTGTATTGGTAAAACTATTGTTATTATTTTCCGTTAAATTGTTTGGAGTAATTACCGCTAAAGTAGGAGCGACACCAAATTCTCTATAACCTAAACTATCACTAAAAAAAGTTTGAAATGCGGATGAAAAGCCATCACTAAAAGTAACACCTTGTAAAACACCGAATTGACCAGTGGTTGAATAGGAATAAGTATCAATTTAAGAATTCGAATGTTTTGACACTCTATTTTTAATCATATTACCCGATCTAGTTACCTTATTTATTCTTCCCCCTATAGAATAATCGTAACGAATATGACCTATGAAGAAGTGTCATCACCAATACCTTTTGCAGAAATAAGACGATCTTGGGTGTCGTATTTAAATAAGGAATTTGAAGAAAGAGTCGGATCTTTTCCTTTATGTGCAATAAAATCTTTTGTTGAAATAGGGAATAAGTCATTATCATAATTCCATTTTGAATGAAATATCCCTGTGTTTTGAGCAGAATTTTTCATCACCTATTTCGATTGGTGCAAGCTGCTTGTTTACTGCCCAAAACTCTAAAGGAACTTCTTTTCGTTTATGTCAACAAGTAGGTTCTGTCGCAGAAATAAATTAAGTAAAACTTATTCATATAAATCAGATCAATCGTTGTCTTATAGACGCAATTATCCAACGAGGAATCTAAATTGCTCCCAAATAGATTTATTGTGAAGTGTTTTATGCTGACCTTTTCAAAGCATGTGATGGAGTTCAATTCCGCACAAAGTAGCTCTTGTAGATTTAAGTGAATAAAACCACAACATGGCCTTACACATCTTTTTTATAAATCGATGGTCTTGTTCTTTCATGTTGTTTAGATATTCATTTTGTCTTATTTTGATCTGAAGATTTTGTTTATAGTCTCGATTTATGTTATTTAACGAGGATGTATTTGAAACACTTTTATCTATGTTGATTTTTTCTGGTTTACCAGAAGAGCGAATTGCCATTTGGAAAAAAAGTTTAGCAGAAGCCGCATCTCTTTGCTTTGAAAGGTAAAAGTCGATCCTTTGTCCAACCTTATCCATCGCCCTATACAGATAGTGCCAAACCCCTTTTACCTTGATGAAAGTTTCATCCATTCTCCAGCTCTTGCACAGCCTTCTTATAACTTGCAAACTTCTTTCCTAATTGAGGGGAATACTCCTCAATCCATCTCTGAATAGAAGAGTGATCTACTTCTAAACCCCGTTCTTTCAATATTTCTTCCACCTGTCTGTAACTTAATGGGTAAGCAACACAACAACGTATTGTTATTGAAATGATTTCTGATTTAAAGTGTTTCCATTTAAAATCCATTCTCATGTGGAATCTTTTTGCGGCAGAACCGAAAATGACACTAAGGCAAAAAATAAATTACTCTTGATGAAATGTGAAAAAATAACCGTCATCATCATCATATCCTGTAATTAATTTAAAAATATTATTTTTAAATTCAATTTCTAATTTCTTAGAAATTGAATTATTAATAGTTTCACATAAAAATTCAGCGTGTTTATCATATGAACAATCATCTGGAAAAAACGAAGATACTCTTATTAAATTCATCCAATATTCAATTTTATCATTTGGATTATGATCAGTAACAAGTTGATTAAATAAATTTTCTCTGAAATTTTCTTTAATAAAAACCATGCCATTTTTTAATACAAATTCAGGGAAAAATAATTTACAAAATATTACTAAAAAATCTGGATGAATTTTATTTTGATCTATATGAGTATTTATATAATTAATATATGTAAATTCATTGTTGGTATTAGTCCAATTAATAAAATCATTAAATATTATCTTGCTCATATTTATTCCTTATTTAGGTATTTCAGATACTCTAGGTGGTCTAACTGTATCACCAATGTATTTTTTACCTGTAATTTTGTTCTCATTTACAACAGTTTCTTTAATATTTGGTCTATCAATGGCGCCATGAGGCCTACCAGTTCCTCTGTATTGTTTCCAAGATCCATCTCCAAAGTGAGTAGTATATTGTCCTTCTCTTCCAGGTTTTTCAATTATAGAATGAGGTGCTCCTTTGGCTTCTGGTGCGGGTGCAGGTGGAGCATTTCGAGATTTCTTATTGGATGTATTTGAAGAACTAGAGTCACCACCCGAACTCTCATTCATCAAAATATCCGAAATACATTTCAAACCAACGAGGGCCATGATACCGCCATCGAAAGCCATTTTACTTGATACTGATGAGGTAGCAATAATAGATATGCCGCCTGAGGGGACAGAAGCTGCTAATACATTCTTTTTAAATTATTTGTTTTAGTAATTATTATTACAATAAAATTAATTTTTACAGTTCTGCCTTTTTTAAATATTTAATCACATTCTTCATATATGATTTCAGATGCAATAATAATTCCATCACAACCTTTTAAAGCATTTATGCAATATACATTAAAATCTCCTTTAATTATAAATTCAATGAAATCTTTATTAATATTTTTTTCTAAAAATTTAATAATATCATTTGGAATGTCACTCTTTTTATATTCTAAAATTTTATCTTCAAGAATATTTTCATTTTCAAATGAAGATAATTTCCACCAAACTGCATTTTTAAAAGTAATAATATTTTTTATATTATTTTGTAATAATAACTTTAGAATCAAATCATTTTTATCATTTTTTTCTATTCCTAATAATTCAGCGTCATGAAAATTTTGTTGCATTTTTAAATTCCCTTTTTATTAGATTAATAGCCTTTTGGTAGCTCATTCAACTCAGGTGTTCTTACTTTGTTTGGAGTTTTAAAATCATGGACATGAGGTTGCATTCCATTATGGGAGTGTGTACCATCAAAGCGTTTTACCTCATAAGGATTCGGATTTCTTGGATTGGTTTGTTTTGTATATGTTTCATAGTTTGTTACTTTACCATTTTGATCCGTTTTAAAAGAAGTTTGGTCAGCACCTTTGGCCGCTTCGCTAGATTTTAACTTTTGACCACCTCTACCATATCCTCCATTCTCACCAGAACCATCACCACCCATTGCCGCATTAAATAATAGACCTGACATACATCCAAGGCCGCTTGAAGCCATTAAGAAACCGCTACTAATTTTAGAAGTTGTTGCAGGCATTATCCCTAATGAAAGTCCAGCTGTAAAAGGAGCTCCTCCCGTTGCTGCCGCAGTATTTCCTATTCCTAACGATAATGAAACTAAACCTGTTCCTGCTATAAATCCACATGCAGCCATTTCTGGTTTTGAAATAGCTGAGTTTATTCTTGCTCCCATTTCAGAAAGTTTATTTGAAATTTCTGTTCCATAATTTTTTACTGTATTTGCAGCATTATTTAAAAAGTCTTTAAAACCATTCGAATTTTGTGATCCTTTATCATTTCCATTACTCGAATTATTTGAGTTCTTATCATTATTTCCCCCATTACCTGGGCTTTTCGTCATGTCGTGACCGCTATTACCGGCAATGTTTTTTTAGGATAAAAAATCTCCATTTCTTGTTATAAATACTTTATCTTTGTATTTATATTCTATTATCCTATAATTAATGGTATTTTCTTCAGATAATATACTATTTTTATTGGTTAGGTAAGAAATTTCTTTCATGAATTTAATTATTTCTAAAAAATCATTTTCAGAATTTATTTCACGGGGATCTATTGTAACTTGAAACTCACTTTCGTCGTAAAAATTACAAGACATTAGTATATTATCATTTAAATAAAAATTAAGATTATATCTTGAGCATGAAAAAATATCTTTGGATAAAATAAAACTATCACATTTTTTCTTATCAAAATTATAAATAGTTTTAAATTTTAAATTTATAAAATCAATTATTTTTTTCCAATCATTTATATCGGTCTGAAAAATAAATAAATCTTTTAAAGAACCGTCAAAAACAAATTCATCTTTTAAACTATCCCAAATATTATTAATATCCATTTATAATTTATTCCTATTTTATGGTTCCAAAAATCCTACAAATCCTCCTTGAGAATTGTATCTTGCACCTCTTCCATCTGGGGCAATAAAATCACGAACGGCTGATCCATATCTGCCAGTATTATTTTGAGACGTATGATTGATAGTTTTAGGATTATTTACAATATCAGATACGATTTTGCTTCCCTCTGCATTATATGCTTCTGGTGTAAGTTTTCCTTTAGGGGCATCAAAAGCTGACGGATTTCTGCTAGAATGCTTTTGCAACGCTCTCCCTGCTTTTGTCAAACCGTTGCGATCAGGTTGATTTGCTGCCTCAACTAATGGATTAGAATTATTTGGAGCACTACCCCCACTCCCCGAACTCGCATTCATCAAAATATCCGAAATACATTTCAAACCAACGAGGGCCATGATACCGCCATCGAAAGCCATTTTACTTGATACTGATGAGGTAGCAATTATAGATGTGCCGCCTGAGGGGACAGTGGCTGCTAATGCAGCAGTTTGAGAAGCTACGCTAGCAGCGATTAATCCAGCACCTAATGCAAGTGGAATGCCGCATCGTAACATATCAAATGAATTAAAAGACGCAGTAATACCAACCGTTGCACTTCCAGCAGAACTACCTCCATTTCCTCCAGAAGGACTTCTACCACCACCACCTGCTATATCAGGTCGTGAATTATTGCTATGATCATTCTTCCCCCCATTACCTGGGCTTTTCGTCATATCGTGACCGCTATTACCACCACTCACTTTACCATTACAAGCATCATTAATTTTACTTTTCGTATCATTCCAGCTTGCCATACCAGTAGGATCATTGTTTGTAATAGGATTATTATTTGCATATTGAAATAAGTTTGCTTCTAAAGGATTATCAACAATTCCTTCTAAATTTCTTCCCATATATAAATCAGGAGAAAGCCATACACCACGGGCTGAATCGAGTGTTCTTACTCCCATGTTACTTAAACCAATAGATGCTGAAAACTTTCCTTTTGCAAAAACTTCCGTACCACGCATACCTTGAAGTTCATTTGAGTTTGAGCTTCCTAGAATTTCAAATGATTTTCCTTCCCAGTTATCACGCATGTTACTTTGAGGATTAGTGTATAAAGAAACATCTTGGCGATTTCCAACTTCTTTGTAACTTGCTAAAATTGAGTTTGATAATAATGGAATTCCGCGCGATAATCCAAAAGGTTCACTCGCATTTCGTTCTACTATTTT
Coding sequences within it:
- a CDS encoding RHS repeat-associated core domain-containing protein translates to MIKDHVGAVSQVIDIDSHKIVERNASEPFGLSRGIPLLSKSILASYKEVGNRQDVSLYTNPQSNMRDNWEGKSFEILGSSNSNELQGMRGTEVFAKGKFSASTGLSNMGVRTLDSARGVWLSPDLYMGRNLEGIVDNPLEANLFQYANNNPITNNDPTGMASWNDTKSKINDACNGKVSSGNSGHDMTKSPGNGGKNDHSNNSRPDIAGGGGRSPSGGNGGSSAGSARVGITASFNSFDMLRCGIPIAFGAGLIAASVASQTAALAATVPSGGISIIATSPVSSKMAFDGGIMALVGLKCISDILMNASSGSGGGGDYSNLKDSKSAGPGKNFTSSQKQKIIEANKAKNNGVVKSDKSYIDLVKPQKSEKGVTPNRNEWQIDHITPKDKGGTNSFSNAQVLSRQENRIKWNK
- a CDS encoding RHS repeat domain-containing protein, whose protein sequence is MIKDHVGSVSQVIDIDSHKIVERNASEPFGLARGIPLLSNSILASYKEVGNRQDVSLYTNPQSNMRDNWEGKSFEILGSSNSNELQGMRGTEVFAKGKFSASIGLSNMGVRTLDSARGVWLSPDLYMGRNLEGIVDNPLEANLFQYANNNPITNNDPTGMASWNDTKSKINDACNGKVSGGNSGHDMTKSPGNGGKNDQISSNGNDKGSQNSNGFKDFLNNAANTVKNYGTEISNNLSEMGARINSAISKPEMAACGFIAGTGLVSLSLGIGNTAAATGGAPFSAGLSLGIIPATTSQISSGFLMASSGLGCMSGLLFNAAMGGAPNPKEEQSREPKSLQDQMTLEAAKRGDEVGKHLDKIKMNDPRYKDMQKMAVHIESKAGKKTELHFVKDPKTGNLMDFKFKTHSEN
- a CDS encoding IS6 family transposase, which encodes MDETFIKVKGVWHYLYRAMDKVGQRIDFYLSKQRDAASAKLFFQMAIRSSGKPEKINIDKSVSNTSSLNNINRDYKQNLQIKIRQNEYLNNMKEQDHRFIKKMCKAMLWFYSLKSTRATLCGIELHHML
- a CDS encoding polymorphic toxin type 24 domain-containing protein, with amino-acid sequence MALVGLKCISDILMNESSGGDSSSSNTSNKKSRNAPPAPAPEAKGAPHSIIEKPGREGQYTTHFGDGSWKQYRGTGRPHGAIDRPNIKETVVNENKITGKKYIGDTVRPPRVSEIPK